From one Melioribacteraceae bacterium genomic stretch:
- the cas8c gene encoding type I-C CRISPR-associated protein Cas8c/Csd1, whose product MILQALYDYYQRKAADPGSHIAPEGWEWKEIPYVILINEDGAFISIEDTREGEGRLKRSKKFLVPQSVNRTVGKKSNLLWDNIEYALGANPRNREDINERFNLFIERIKKEIEPENIHSINSLLKYLENDPVEKIENSGYTELWQKMLDENPFIVFRIDGALNNCICDDLRGKLKRSVQNEGNEICLITGETKTKVARLHQKIKGVRGGQTQGGALISFNLPAFNSYGKKQNYNSPISESGSFAYTTALNLLLGKDSKNKISIADTTILFWTEKKTEEVNPEEMFSFLVAQKPDEDNPDKGVQVIESFINSVFTGKLSSEKTNHFYVLGLAPNAARISVRFWKAPSVEDFGKNIKKHFDDFEIVHGPKDHKYLSLYQILSSTALSYKMDNVPPNLAGAVIESIIDGTPYPRTLMQQCVRRIRAEQTVNRTRAAILKAYLNRFNKIHNKNEKEIKMGLDPNNTNAAYRIGRLFAVLEKIQEEANPGINATIRDRYYGAASSSPITVFPRLLGLKNSHLKKLNAGRKIYFEKMIGDVVTEISSFPTNLALNDQAHFAVGYYHQRQEFFTRKSEKEVLENETNKN is encoded by the coding sequence ATGATACTACAAGCTTTGTATGATTATTATCAGAGGAAAGCTGCTGATCCCGGCAGTCATATTGCACCAGAAGGATGGGAGTGGAAAGAAATCCCTTATGTAATATTAATTAATGAAGATGGTGCTTTTATTAGTATTGAAGATACGCGTGAAGGCGAAGGAAGACTTAAAAGATCAAAAAAATTTCTCGTCCCTCAATCTGTAAATAGAACTGTTGGGAAAAAATCAAATTTACTGTGGGATAATATTGAATATGCGCTTGGAGCAAATCCAAGAAATCGTGAGGACATCAATGAAAGGTTTAATTTATTTATTGAAAGAATAAAAAAAGAAATAGAGCCCGAAAACATCCATTCGATAAATTCTTTGTTAAAATATCTTGAAAATGATCCGGTTGAGAAAATTGAAAATTCAGGGTACACCGAATTATGGCAAAAAATGCTTGATGAAAATCCATTCATTGTATTTAGAATAGATGGAGCATTAAATAACTGCATTTGTGATGACTTAAGGGGAAAATTAAAACGGTCAGTGCAGAATGAAGGGAACGAAATTTGTCTGATAACAGGTGAAACAAAAACAAAAGTTGCCCGCCTTCACCAAAAAATTAAAGGTGTCCGTGGTGGGCAGACACAAGGAGGTGCTCTAATTTCTTTTAATTTGCCAGCCTTCAACTCTTATGGAAAAAAGCAAAATTATAATTCACCCATTAGTGAGAGTGGTTCATTTGCTTATACAACAGCCTTAAATCTCTTGCTTGGCAAGGATTCAAAAAATAAAATTTCTATTGCAGATACTACAATACTTTTTTGGACGGAAAAGAAAACAGAGGAAGTGAATCCTGAAGAAATGTTTTCCTTTCTTGTTGCACAAAAACCGGATGAAGATAATCCCGATAAAGGTGTACAAGTAATTGAATCATTTATTAATTCTGTATTTACAGGTAAACTTTCATCAGAAAAAACCAATCATTTTTATGTTTTGGGACTTGCCCCCAACGCCGCACGAATATCTGTCCGTTTTTGGAAAGCCCCATCTGTTGAAGATTTCGGAAAAAATATAAAAAAACATTTCGATGATTTTGAAATAGTTCATGGACCGAAAGATCATAAATATCTTTCTCTCTATCAGATATTATCCTCAACCGCCCTTTCCTATAAAATGGATAACGTTCCGCCAAATCTTGCCGGTGCTGTTATTGAGAGCATTATTGATGGTACACCTTACCCTAGAACTTTAATGCAGCAATGTGTTCGAAGAATAAGAGCTGAACAAACTGTTAACCGCACCAGAGCTGCAATTCTTAAAGCATACTTAAATAGGTTTAATAAAATTCATAATAAGAATGAAAAGGAGATTAAAATGGGACTCGATCCAAACAACACCAATGCTGCTTATCGCATTGGGAGACTTTTTGCGGTATTGGAAAAAATTCAGGAAGAAGCTAATCCAGGAATTAATGCGACTATTAGGGATAGATATTATGGTGCTGCCTCAAGTAGCCCAATTACTGTTTTCCCACGTTTATTGGGTTTAAAAAACTCGCACCTAAAAAAACTGAACGCCGGAAGAAAAATATATTTTGAAAAGATGATCGGGGATGTGGTTACTGAAATATCATCTTTTCCCACTAACCTTGCACTTAATGATCAAGCTCATTTTGCAGTTGGCTATTATCACCAAAGACAAGAGTTTTTTACAAGGAAATCAGAGAAAGAAGTTTTGGAAAATGAAACAAACAAAAATTGA
- the cas5c gene encoding type I-C CRISPR-associated protein Cas5c, protein MNNLNHKPFCLEVWGDYACFTRPEMKVERVSYDVPTPSAVRAVFESIFWKPAIRWHPTKIEIINPIKWMSVRRNEVGTIASNKTGIIIEENRQQRAGYFLRDVKYRFYAVLEFIPIAERKNNQHTNLPEFLWDPDEREFMLEEIKNWEEQKDVYRKDENPGKYLAIFERRASKGQCFNQPYLGTREFSCNFKLIKDFETNPAITIDETRNLGFMLYDMDFSDLEDPKPMFFPARIENGVVNIPHYTSEEIRK, encoded by the coding sequence ATGAACAATCTTAACCACAAACCATTTTGTTTGGAGGTTTGGGGAGATTATGCTTGTTTCACACGACCTGAAATGAAAGTAGAACGAGTGAGTTACGATGTACCCACACCTTCTGCAGTCCGAGCTGTTTTCGAATCCATTTTTTGGAAACCCGCAATCCGGTGGCATCCAACAAAAATTGAAATTATTAATCCCATTAAATGGATGTCAGTAAGAAGAAACGAAGTAGGTACAATTGCTTCAAATAAAACCGGAATAATAATCGAAGAAAACCGACAGCAACGCGCCGGATATTTTCTTCGGGATGTTAAATATAGATTTTATGCTGTGCTTGAATTTATTCCGATAGCTGAAAGGAAAAATAATCAGCATACAAATTTACCGGAATTTCTTTGGGATCCGGATGAAAGAGAATTTATGCTTGAAGAAATTAAAAATTGGGAAGAACAAAAAGATGTTTACCGTAAAGATGAAAATCCCGGAAAATATCTTGCAATCTTTGAACGCCGGGCTTCTAAAGGACAATGCTTTAACCAACCGTATCTGGGGACAAGAGAATTTAGCTGCAATTTCAAATTGATTAAAGATTTTGAAACTAATCCGGCAATTACAATAGATGAAACCCGCAATCTCGGATTTATGCTTTACGATATGGATTTTTCCGATTTAGAAGATCCAAAGCCAATGTTCTTTCCGGCAAGAATTGAAAACGGTGTCGTCAATATTCCACACTATACAAGTGAGGAGATAAGAAAATGA